Genomic window (Tardiphaga sp. vice304):
GGACACTGGACGCGCAGCCTGCTGCCGAGCCCCGACGGCAGCAAGATTTTCATCGGAGTCGGCTCGCTCAGCAACATCGCGGATTTCGGCATGGACGCCGAACAGGGCCGCGCCGCGGTGGTCGAGCTCGATGTGGCAAGCGGCGCCAGCCGCATCTTCGCCTCCGGCCTGCGCAATCCCGTCGGCCTGGCCTGGGAGCCCGTCACCGGCGAACTCTGGACCGTCGTCAACGAACGCGACGGCCTCGGCGACGAGACTCCGCCGGACTATCTGACCTCGGTGCGCGACGGCGGCTTCTACGGCTGGCCCTATTGCTATTGGGGCCAGACGGTCGATGACCGCGTGCCGCAGGATGCAGCGCTGGTCGCGGAGGCGATCACGCCGGATTATGCGCTCGGCGGCCACACCGCGTCGCTGGGCCTGTGCTGGCTGCCGGCCGGCACGCTGCCAGGATTTCCGGATGGCATGGTGATCGGGCAGCACGGCTCCTGGAACCGGAGCACGCTGAGCGGCTACAAGGTGGTCTTCATCCCGTTCGTCGATGGCCGCCCGTCCGGTCCGCCGCGCGACATCCTGTCGGGGTTCCTGGCGGCCGACGAGAAGGTGTCTTACGGACGCCCGGTCGGCGTCACCCTCGGTCCGGATGGCGCGCTGCTGGTAGCCGACGACGTCGGCGACGTGATCTGGCGCGTCACGGCGGCGTAACGGCTGCGATCCGACGGCCGTAGTGATACGGCCGGCGCCTGTCGCGAAAGATTCACCATCGCCCGCTAAAGCCTGCATCCAGACACCGGGCAGGACAGCATGCATACCGAACTCGATCACGATCTGACCAGCGACCAGTGGGCCGCCTTGCGCGCGCTGCGCCCGGCGGCGCCTGCCGGCAAGCTGAACGGCTACGTCTTGCAGCAACTCGGCACGATCGGACTCGTAGTACTGTCGGATGGCGCTCCACAGCTGACGCCTCAGGGACGCGCGGTATTGCTACGCGGCTCACCGCAGTTGTGGGACCTGGCCGCCTGATTGAACCGCACGTTCGACGACGCGTGGTCAGGCAGAGATTGTCAGGCCGAGCGTTCCACGGCCACGTGCCGGCGACGTCGTTCGTTGCGGCCGATCACTTGCAGAACCATGCGTGCCCGCGGTGGGCTCGCTGGCGTCAGCCGCGCGATCGCTTCGAGCTTGGGTGTGGCAGCTTTCGCTGGCGCGGGATGCTCGATACGATGCAACGCCTTGCGCCCGGCCGGCGTCAACTGCCAACCATCGCTGTCGCGGATCACGAAGCCTTCGCTGAAAATATCGAGGCTGGGCGCCCGCGCCGCGAGTGCCTTGAGACGCTGGCTCCACGCCACGCCCGCGCCGCCGAGGATCGCCAGATCGTTTTTCATGGCGGCAACGGTTGCCCGACCGTCTGGATAGCTCGCCAGAACCTTCAAAATCGCAATCTGCAAACCCAACGCATACGCCCCACCTGCCGGGTCCAATCCGGTCAGTTTTGTGACGGTATCTGCGTCGCGAATAGGCTGTCCACAGATTAGGGGTTTTATGCACAGCGCGCGTGCATCGGGAGATGTAGGCGCGCGATCATCGTCATGGTCAGGCGGCGCGCCGCTTGCTCTTCGCCGGCACCTTGACGATCTTCGTTTTGGCGGGCGCTTTTTTCTGCACGGTCGCCGCTTCCGACGGGATCGACGGAGTTCCGATATCGGACCCCGACATCGACGCGCTCAACATTTCGCGCTGTGCAGCAATCCAGTAGGCATCGGCGGCGGCGTCGCGGCAGCCGTCGGCGAGCCACAGATGATAGGCGCGTTCGCGAATGGCGTGTTCCAGATTGAACATCGATAACTCCTTGCTGCTGGAGGTATTGATGCCGAAACACGATTAACAGAATTCGAATGCCGCCGCACTGCAGCGAGTTCTGAAGTTCCTTCAGCGCGAGTACTTGCGATGAATGACCTGTCAAATCGATTCAGTCAGGCGACGCTTATCATTCAAACGCAAAAGGTGTTGCGGCGGCCGGACGTGACGACGGACGCAGGGCCGCTCGACTGGCCAATGTCTAGTTCGGCTTGGCCAGTGCCGGCCGCCGCCAGACCACGTCGCGCAATCGCAGCACCGATCCGTCGATGCCGGTCATGGCTTTTGCCGACCGTGCCATCATCACCGCCATGAAGACGAACGACAGCGTCGTTGCCACCGCCGCGCCCATCACGCCGAAGAACGGAATCAGCGCCGCGAATCCGATCACACGCAACAGCACGCTGGCGCCGATGATGCCGAGATAGCGGCTCTCGTGCCCGGTCAGCATCAGGATCGAGCCGGATGGGCCGGAGGCCGCCAGCGCGACCATGCCGAAAGAGAGCGTCACCAGCGCATCGTAATACGGCACGTACGCGGCGCTGAAAACCAGCAGCATCCAGTGGCCGGCGCCGATGATCACCGCCATGCCGGTGACGACGACCAGCAGCGTGACGCCGGCGACATGGTCGAGCAAGGCCCCCAGTTCAGCAAACTTCTTGTGATAGTACAGATCCGGAATATGCCGGGTCGAGAACATGTGGATCGCGTCCGTCGCCATCGCAAAGGCGTTGGCGAGCCGGCTGGTGACGAAATAGGCGCCGGCGACGCCGGGGCTCATCAACGCGCC
Coding sequences:
- a CDS encoding DUF2934 domain-containing protein is translated as MFNLEHAIRERAYHLWLADGCRDAAADAYWIAAQREMLSASMSGSDIGTPSIPSEAATVQKKAPAKTKIVKVPAKSKRRAA
- a CDS encoding PQQ-dependent sugar dehydrogenase translates to MEFSAIFARMVAVVGAGALQWRKLQGVPSQAAWGHAPAVPAAKPQGAIMTLKMPTAQGWAAGQKPVVAAGLKVNAFATGLKHPRWIHALDNGDVLVAEASQVAGPVRSVFGYAMQATMRRAAALGESANRITLLRDGDGDGIAESQTIFMEGLNQPFGMAQLGDTFYVGNVDGVMAFPYVAGADRIDAPGKKLTHFKSGGHWTRSLLPSPDGSKIFIGVGSLSNIADFGMDAEQGRAAVVELDVASGASRIFASGLRNPVGLAWEPVTGELWTVVNERDGLGDETPPDYLTSVRDGGFYGWPYCYWGQTVDDRVPQDAALVAEAITPDYALGGHTASLGLCWLPAGTLPGFPDGMVIGQHGSWNRSTLSGYKVVFIPFVDGRPSGPPRDILSGFLAADEKVSYGRPVGVTLGPDGALLVADDVGDVIWRVTAA